A genomic region of Anopheles coustani chromosome 3, idAnoCousDA_361_x.2, whole genome shotgun sequence contains the following coding sequences:
- the LOC131260097 gene encoding platelet-derived growth factor receptor alpha-like: MPPYATLAVSDEFFQKLRDGYRLERPKYANEDIYYTMLSCWCVNPERRPTFHALGQFFNLMLPPALQNHYLALNDEYLQMMTRKVKSQ; this comes from the exons ATGCCACCGTATGCCACTCTGGCCGTGAGCGACGAGTTTTTCCAGAAACTAAGGGACGGATATCGGTTGGAAAGACCGAAGTACGCCAATGAGGATATTTATTACACTATGCTGTCATGTTGGTGCGTCAACCCAGAGCGTCGGCCAACATTTCACGCTTTGGGACAGTTTTTCAACTTAATGTTACCACCCGCGTTGCAGAAC CATTACCTTGCATTGAATGATGAATATCTTCAGATGATGACCAGAAAAGTCAAATCTCAATGA